A single window of Chitinophagales bacterium DNA harbors:
- a CDS encoding LysM peptidoglycan-binding domain-containing protein, protein MKKFILTAFLISLTLCAVVAQNNTTNHIVKKGETLYRLSVMYKLSIPDIKAVNPNIVGDNINIGDIVKIPVGGSSLVNMSATAGIDNGIEVKLGDVPGVDMSADKLTAETAAQYKKTIVENPLAGPIPDGKIILASPPTQKPDVKITANPSTGETPIAVDKKPKTLIDDLEKISPKDMVDLGDIKPVRHIVSTGETLYGLSKMYNQSLKALQNWNDLSAGAIKNGQGLIVGWLVPEGAKALAVPPKPMKPMTVFERKYFNMVEDSTGKYKQKAQTGIATWFDETEPSRGDNMYALHKDAPLFSIVRVTNPLNNRSIYVKVIQKLPDNTANEGVLIRLTSSAAKELNILDEKSQVSTRFFVTN, encoded by the coding sequence ATGAAAAAGTTTATTTTAACTGCATTTTTAATAAGTCTAACGCTATGTGCAGTTGTTGCACAAAATAATACAACCAACCATATTGTAAAAAAAGGAGAAACACTTTACCGTCTTTCGGTTATGTACAAACTCAGTATTCCTGATATTAAAGCTGTAAACCCCAATATCGTTGGTGATAATATCAACATTGGAGACATCGTGAAGATACCTGTTGGAGGGAGTAGTTTGGTCAATATGAGTGCAACAGCAGGTATAGATAATGGAATTGAAGTAAAATTGGGTGATGTACCTGGCGTTGATATGAGTGCGGATAAACTAACTGCAGAAACGGCCGCTCAGTATAAAAAAACCATTGTGGAAAACCCTTTGGCGGGACCGATTCCAGACGGCAAAATTATCTTAGCATCACCGCCAACCCAAAAACCTGATGTAAAAATCACTGCAAATCCTTCAACAGGAGAAACGCCAATTGCAGTTGATAAAAAACCGAAAACTTTGATTGATGATTTAGAAAAAATCAGCCCAAAAGATATGGTGGATTTGGGTGACATCAAACCTGTACGCCACATTGTTTCTACTGGCGAAACTCTCTATGGCTTATCAAAAATGTACAATCAAAGCCTCAAAGCACTTCAAAATTGGAACGACCTTTCGGCAGGAGCTATTAAGAATGGACAAGGGCTGATTGTAGGATGGTTGGTTCCCGAAGGTGCAAAAGCACTTGCTGTTCCTCCTAAACCTATGAAACCCATGACTGTTTTTGAGCGGAAATACTTCAATATGGTGGAAGATTCGACTGGTAAATACAAACAAAAAGCACAGACAGGTATCGCAACATGGTTTGATGAAACCGAACCTTCTCGTGGTGATAATATGTATGCGCTTCACAAAGATGCGCCACTTTTTTCGATAGTGCGTGTCACCAATCCACTCAACAACCGTTCGATTTATGTGAAAGTGATTCAAAAACTACCCGACAATACTGCCAATGAAGGTGTATTGATTCGCCTGACTTCTAGTGCTGCAAAAGAATTGAACATCTTGGATGAAAAATCGCAGGTAAGCACACGGTTTTTTGTGACGAATTGA